The following proteins are co-located in the uncultured Draconibacterium sp. genome:
- a CDS encoding DUF349 domain-containing protein, producing the protein MEPKDLKNSEELKSPEKADLENSENVNVSEETKHVEEQIPQEKEPVAEPEQVDEKVATEEETVEPVVAKVEEESEPDDVKEEPEAATEETVAEVKPDEAEASVSTEESKEEEKVIVLPEKKEEVDYTKYSQVELINAMRDVLEESEEHNIKEEVDTIKAIFYKNLNENIAEAKKKFIEAGGNEEEFVPEDDPYEKDIKDLLKEFRHLRIEFNRKLEHEKEDNLKLKYQVIEDIKGLINNEESINKTFQDFKELQKQWRDIGLVPQSKMKNLWDTYHFHVENFYDYIKINRELRDLDLKKNLEAKIKLCERAEELLLESSIIKAFNTLQKYHEQWREIGPVPREQKDDIWERFKTATSTINKKHQEFFENRKVDQKKNLEAKTALCEKVEAINIAEIDNHKEWDEKSKELVKLQKLWRTIGFAPRKDNNKIYDRFRSACDKFFDAKREFYTKNKEFQQNNLQLKTDLCVQAEELKDNTDWKKTTQDFINIQKKWKEIGPVPRKQSDIIWKRFRAACDSFFEKKSEHFSGLDNEQVDNLKLKETLVQEVIDFKSTGNVSENLNLLKEFQRRWSEIGHVPFKKKEEIQSKFREAINKLYDELNIDDEKRNMLKFRSKMSSFSESSRGQNKMRYERDKYMNKMKQLENDLVLLDNNIGFFAESKNAESLIKDVQKKIEMTKQKIEFLRNKIRVIDEMDPE; encoded by the coding sequence ATGGAACCTAAAGATCTAAAAAACTCGGAAGAGTTAAAAAGTCCTGAAAAAGCGGACCTTGAGAATTCTGAAAATGTAAATGTTTCAGAAGAAACGAAGCACGTAGAAGAGCAAATTCCTCAGGAAAAAGAACCGGTTGCAGAACCTGAACAGGTGGATGAAAAAGTAGCAACAGAAGAGGAAACAGTTGAACCTGTAGTTGCAAAAGTGGAAGAAGAATCTGAACCAGATGATGTGAAAGAAGAACCGGAAGCAGCAACTGAAGAAACGGTAGCGGAAGTTAAACCTGATGAAGCGGAAGCAAGTGTATCAACGGAGGAAAGCAAAGAAGAGGAAAAAGTGATTGTTCTTCCTGAAAAAAAGGAAGAAGTAGATTACACTAAATACTCGCAGGTTGAATTAATTAACGCAATGCGCGATGTGCTCGAAGAAAGCGAAGAGCACAATATAAAGGAAGAAGTTGACACAATTAAAGCTATCTTCTATAAAAACCTGAATGAGAACATTGCCGAAGCAAAAAAGAAATTTATTGAGGCAGGTGGAAATGAAGAAGAATTTGTTCCTGAAGACGATCCATACGAAAAAGATATAAAAGATCTGCTTAAAGAGTTTCGTCATTTAAGAATTGAATTTAACCGGAAGCTAGAGCACGAGAAGGAAGATAATCTGAAATTGAAATACCAGGTTATAGAAGATATAAAAGGGCTGATTAACAACGAAGAATCCATTAATAAAACCTTTCAGGATTTTAAAGAATTACAGAAACAGTGGAGAGACATTGGTTTGGTTCCACAATCGAAAATGAAAAATTTGTGGGACACTTATCATTTTCATGTTGAGAACTTTTACGACTACATTAAAATTAACCGCGAATTGCGCGATCTGGATTTAAAGAAGAATCTGGAGGCTAAAATCAAGTTATGCGAAAGAGCGGAAGAATTATTGTTGGAATCGTCGATAATAAAAGCCTTTAACACTTTACAAAAGTACCACGAACAGTGGCGCGAAATCGGTCCTGTTCCGCGCGAACAAAAAGATGATATATGGGAACGTTTTAAAACGGCAACCTCAACAATAAATAAAAAACACCAGGAGTTTTTTGAAAACCGAAAGGTTGATCAAAAGAAAAATCTGGAAGCAAAAACTGCTTTGTGCGAAAAAGTTGAAGCAATAAATATTGCCGAAATTGACAACCACAAGGAATGGGACGAAAAATCAAAAGAGTTGGTTAAACTCCAGAAATTATGGCGTACCATTGGATTTGCACCTCGTAAAGATAATAACAAGATTTACGACCGTTTCCGCAGTGCTTGTGATAAATTTTTCGACGCAAAACGCGAATTTTATACCAAAAACAAAGAATTTCAACAAAATAATCTTCAACTGAAAACCGATTTATGTGTTCAGGCCGAAGAATTAAAAGACAATACTGATTGGAAAAAAACCACACAGGATTTTATCAATATTCAAAAGAAATGGAAAGAAATTGGTCCTGTTCCACGTAAACAATCAGATATTATCTGGAAACGTTTCAGAGCTGCATGTGATTCATTTTTTGAAAAGAAATCGGAACATTTTTCAGGTTTAGATAACGAACAAGTTGATAATTTGAAACTAAAAGAAACACTTGTTCAAGAAGTAATCGACTTTAAATCAACCGGAAACGTTAGCGAAAATCTGAATTTACTAAAAGAATTTCAACGAAGATGGTCTGAAATTGGACATGTACCATTTAAAAAGAAAGAAGAAATTCAGAGCAAATTCAGAGAAGCCATTAACAAGTTGTACGACGAACTGAATATTGACGATGAAAAGCGTAATATGCTTAAATTCAGAAGCAAAATGTCATCGTTCTCTGAATCATCACGCGGACAAAATAAAATGCGTTACGAGCGTGATAAATACATGAATAAAATGAAGCAGCTTGAAAATGATCTGGTTTTGCTTGATAATAATATTGGTTTCTTTGCTGAATCAAAAAATGCAGAGTCGCTGATTAAGGATGTTCAAAAGAAAATTGAAATGACCAAACAGAAAATTGAATTCCTGAGGAATAAAATTAGAGTCATTGACGAAATGGATCCTGAATAA
- a CDS encoding IS256 family transposase, whose protein sequence is MESEEFKAMRDKALEQLRNGQSLTGKDGVFAPLLKEFIESALDAEMSSHLDDFERISGNKRNGKKSKTLKTDSGEIEITTPQDRNSSFEPQLVKKRETVLADNLAPKIIGLYGLGMSFRDISNHIKEMYDVDISHSTLSEITERVIPQVKAWQSRPLESLYTIVWLDAMHYKVRDEGRVVSRAVYNVLAVNKEGRKELIGMYISESEGANFWLSVLTDLKSRGVEDILIASIDNLSGFSEAIASIFPKVEIQLCIVHQVRNSIKYVASKDQKVFMKDLKKVYQAVNKSQAETELINLEERWGNKYPVVIKSWNTNWDKLSAYFQYDEQIRRLIYTTNPVEGFHRQVRKVTKTKGAFPNDMALLKLIYLATENISKKWTQPLQNWGLTAQQLKIKFGDRMKLDL, encoded by the coding sequence ATGGAAAGTGAAGAATTTAAAGCAATGCGTGACAAAGCCCTTGAGCAGTTACGCAATGGACAATCCCTAACAGGAAAAGATGGTGTTTTTGCTCCCTTACTGAAAGAGTTTATTGAAAGTGCTCTTGATGCGGAGATGAGTTCCCATTTGGATGATTTTGAGCGAATATCAGGCAACAAACGTAATGGGAAGAAAAGTAAAACCCTGAAAACTGATTCGGGAGAAATTGAGATTACTACACCTCAAGACCGCAATAGCAGTTTTGAGCCACAACTTGTAAAAAAGCGAGAAACAGTACTGGCAGATAATCTTGCCCCTAAAATCATTGGATTATATGGTCTTGGGATGAGTTTTCGGGACATCTCGAATCACATCAAAGAGATGTACGATGTAGATATCTCGCATTCCACATTAAGCGAGATAACAGAGAGAGTTATTCCACAGGTTAAAGCGTGGCAAAGTCGCCCACTTGAATCGCTGTACACGATTGTCTGGCTTGATGCGATGCACTACAAGGTCAGAGATGAAGGCAGGGTGGTAAGCCGAGCTGTTTACAACGTATTAGCCGTTAACAAAGAAGGTCGAAAAGAACTAATCGGGATGTATATCTCAGAAAGTGAAGGGGCTAACTTCTGGCTTAGTGTACTGACTGACTTAAAATCCCGTGGAGTAGAAGATATTTTAATTGCCAGCATTGATAATCTGTCAGGATTTTCAGAAGCCATAGCAAGTATTTTTCCAAAGGTAGAAATCCAGTTATGCATCGTTCATCAGGTGCGGAACTCGATAAAGTACGTGGCATCGAAAGACCAAAAGGTTTTTATGAAAGACCTGAAAAAGGTATATCAAGCGGTCAATAAGAGCCAGGCAGAAACTGAACTTATCAACCTGGAAGAAAGATGGGGGAACAAATATCCTGTAGTCATCAAATCGTGGAATACCAACTGGGATAAATTATCGGCTTATTTTCAGTATGATGAGCAAATCCGTAGGCTCATTTACACGACCAATCCCGTAGAAGGTTTTCACCGTCAGGTACGAAAAGTTACCAAAACAAAAGGTGCTTTCCCAAACGATATGGCTTTGCTGAAATTGATTTATCTGGCAACCGAGAACATCTCTAAAAAATGGACACAGCCACTCCAGAACTGGGGACTTACAGCACAGCAACTGAAAATAAAATTTGGAGACAGGATGAAACTTGACCTCTGA
- the gyrA gene encoding DNA gyrase subunit A, which produces MTEGEKIIRINIEEQMKSAYIDYSMSVIVSRALPDVRDGLKPVHRRVLFGMNELGMFSNRAYKKSARIVGEVLGKYHPHGDSSVYFAMVRMAQEWSLRYPMIDGQGNFGSVDGDSPAAMRYTEARMAKIAEETLADLDKNTVDFQPNFDESLNEPTVLPTKIPQLLVNGTSGIAVGMATNMPPHNLTDTINATIAYIDNNDIEMDELIDIIIAPDFPTGGIIYGYQGVKDAYETGRGRIVLRGKAHIENEGGREKIVVTEIPYLVNRAEMIQKTAELVNDKKIEGISNVNDESDREGMRVVYDLKRDAMSNVVLNKLYKYTALQTSFSVNNIALVGGRPKLLNLKDLIKYFVEHRHDVVVRRTKYELEQAEKRAHILEGLIIASDNIDEVIQIIRSSSNPEEARTSLMERFELSDIQSRAIVEMRLRQLTGLEQEKLRKEYEELMLHIEYLKSILADVELRMNIIKEELEEVKRKFGDGRRTELEPNAEEFNPEDFYADEEMVITISHLGYIKRTPLTEFRTQGRGGVGSKGSTTRDEDFLEHIIIASMHNTLLLFTEKGKCFWLKVYQIPEGTRASKGRAIQNILNIEPDDKVLAFINVKTLADKEFINNNYIILATKKGIIKKTTLEAYSRPRQNGVNAITIKDGDQLLEARLTNGSSEVMLAVRSGKAIRFNESIVRAIGRTASGVRGITLGHENDEVIGMVCVQDENEDILVVSENGYGKRSKMDDYRVTNRGGKGVKTINVTEKTGDLIAMKSVSDDSDLMIITQNGITIRLAVSSISVLGRATQGVRVINLRGEDQIASVARVNAVEEEEVEIVEGVENIENSDDNGNSDSSKSADNEENKLEQE; this is translated from the coding sequence ATGACAGAAGGTGAAAAGATTATCAGAATAAACATTGAGGAGCAGATGAAATCTGCCTATATTGATTACTCAATGTCGGTAATTGTATCTCGTGCATTACCTGATGTGCGGGATGGTTTAAAGCCCGTTCATCGCCGTGTTTTATTCGGAATGAATGAATTGGGAATGTTCTCGAACAGAGCATATAAAAAATCAGCAAGAATCGTTGGGGAAGTATTGGGTAAATACCATCCTCATGGTGATTCATCAGTATATTTTGCAATGGTACGTATGGCCCAGGAGTGGTCGTTGCGTTACCCAATGATTGACGGCCAGGGAAACTTTGGTTCCGTTGACGGTGATAGTCCTGCAGCAATGCGTTACACTGAGGCCAGAATGGCTAAGATTGCAGAAGAAACTTTGGCTGACCTTGATAAAAACACAGTTGATTTTCAGCCAAACTTCGATGAATCGTTGAATGAACCCACGGTGCTACCAACTAAAATTCCGCAACTTTTAGTAAACGGGACTTCGGGTATTGCTGTAGGTATGGCAACCAATATGCCTCCGCATAACTTAACCGATACCATAAATGCAACCATTGCATATATCGATAACAACGATATTGAAATGGATGAATTGATTGATATTATTATTGCTCCTGATTTTCCAACCGGGGGTATAATTTATGGTTATCAGGGCGTTAAGGATGCATACGAAACCGGACGAGGAAGAATTGTGTTGCGGGGAAAAGCGCATATCGAGAACGAAGGCGGACGTGAAAAAATAGTTGTAACCGAAATTCCATACCTGGTTAACCGTGCAGAAATGATTCAGAAAACTGCAGAACTGGTTAACGACAAAAAGATTGAAGGTATTTCGAATGTGAACGACGAATCGGACCGTGAAGGAATGCGCGTGGTTTACGATTTAAAACGCGATGCCATGAGCAACGTTGTTTTAAACAAACTTTACAAATATACCGCATTGCAAACTTCATTCAGTGTGAATAATATCGCATTGGTTGGAGGTCGTCCGAAATTACTTAACCTAAAAGACCTAATAAAATACTTTGTTGAGCACCGTCACGATGTTGTGGTACGCAGAACAAAGTACGAATTGGAGCAGGCTGAAAAAAGAGCTCATATTTTGGAAGGTCTGATTATTGCCAGTGATAATATCGACGAAGTAATCCAAATTATTCGTTCTTCATCAAATCCAGAAGAAGCCCGTACCAGTTTAATGGAACGATTTGAGTTAAGCGATATTCAATCACGTGCTATTGTTGAAATGCGTTTGCGTCAGTTAACCGGTCTGGAACAGGAAAAACTACGCAAAGAGTACGAAGAATTAATGCTACACATCGAATACCTGAAAAGTATTTTGGCCGATGTAGAACTTCGGATGAATATTATTAAAGAAGAGCTTGAGGAAGTAAAAAGAAAATTTGGTGACGGACGCAGAACTGAATTGGAGCCAAATGCCGAAGAATTTAATCCTGAAGATTTTTATGCCGATGAAGAGATGGTAATTACTATTTCTCATTTGGGTTACATTAAACGTACACCATTAACCGAATTCCGCACCCAGGGAAGGGGAGGAGTTGGATCAAAAGGAAGTACCACCCGCGACGAAGATTTCCTTGAGCATATTATTATTGCATCGATGCACAACACCTTGTTGCTGTTTACCGAAAAAGGTAAATGTTTCTGGCTGAAGGTATACCAGATTCCGGAAGGAACACGTGCTTCAAAAGGAAGAGCTATTCAGAATATCCTGAATATTGAACCTGATGACAAAGTATTGGCATTCATCAATGTAAAAACCTTGGCCGATAAAGAATTTATAAATAACAATTACATTATTCTTGCAACCAAGAAAGGTATTATTAAGAAAACCACACTGGAAGCTTATTCGCGTCCTCGCCAAAACGGAGTGAACGCAATAACCATTAAAGATGGCGATCAACTTTTGGAAGCCCGTTTAACAAACGGAAGCAGCGAAGTGATGCTTGCCGTACGTTCCGGCAAGGCCATTCGCTTTAACGAAAGTATTGTGAGAGCTATTGGTAGAACAGCTTCCGGAGTTCGTGGTATTACTTTAGGACACGAGAACGATGAAGTAATTGGTATGGTTTGTGTACAAGACGAGAATGAAGACATACTTGTAGTATCGGAAAATGGTTACGGAAAACGTTCTAAAATGGATGATTATCGTGTTACAAATCGTGGCGGAAAAGGAGTTAAAACCATTAACGTTACCGAAAAAACAGGTGACTTAATTGCAATGAAGAGTGTATCTGACGATAGCGATTTAATGATTATCACACAAAACGGTATTACGATACGTTTGGCGGTTAGTTCAATTTCTGTATTAGGTAGAGCAACTCAGGGAGTACGTGTTATCAATTTAAGAGGAGAGGATCAGATTGCCTCGGTTGCCAGAGTTAATGCAGTAGAAGAGGAGGAAGTGGAAATTGTTGAAGGAGTGGAGAACATTGAAAACTCAGACGACAATGGAAATTCTGATTCAAGTAAATCTGCTGATAATGAAGAAAATAAATTAGAACAAGAATAA
- a CDS encoding IS4 family transposase, with translation MCTSFKTCFSEEVLDQLARKTKFIKRKGILDAKTFVKLLIFNTLDQSQLSLLDLKLDLQSHFDCNISREAIHKRFTPEAVDFLKALLARLLELQLKSGNNFSSPAKAFNRLCLKDSTKFSIPKEFSETYPSYGNFHKQGALMNIQYEYDLLSGNWTSFEFTKATRNDQKDSRETLDNIDKNDLHIRDLGYVTMIYLEGVVEREAYFLNRLPTTINVYGLKNNEYHRLNWKSIDKAFKNKGMDQMELDVVLSKKYKLGSRMIIIPIPNDVYKERIRKAAKQAKSKGCQLTNEYKIKARYNIFITNVPADRLCVQDVAQVYRLRWQVELVFKSWKSGLAVHKTKRVQKNRFECQLIARIIWALINWRLYQSANLATRAAKPDTGVSILKFNKQTNKHALILREIIEDASRLKNWVKEKIIPLLPYLLIEKKKGKTPHCEILSRNIWKLS, from the coding sequence ATTTGTACGTCTTTCAAAACTTGTTTTTCAGAAGAAGTTTTAGACCAGTTAGCACGAAAAACAAAATTTATCAAACGCAAGGGGATTCTTGATGCAAAGACCTTTGTTAAATTGCTGATATTTAATACTCTTGACCAATCTCAACTTAGTTTACTTGATTTAAAGCTAGACCTACAATCCCATTTTGATTGTAACATATCCCGAGAGGCAATCCATAAACGTTTTACTCCTGAAGCAGTAGACTTTCTGAAGGCGCTCCTGGCTAGATTGCTTGAACTCCAGTTAAAATCAGGAAATAATTTTTCTTCACCTGCAAAGGCTTTTAATCGGTTGTGTTTAAAAGATTCAACAAAATTTTCAATCCCTAAAGAGTTTTCTGAGACTTATCCCAGTTACGGTAATTTTCATAAGCAAGGCGCATTAATGAACATTCAATACGAGTATGACCTGCTTTCAGGAAATTGGACTTCTTTTGAATTTACCAAAGCAACGCGTAACGACCAGAAAGATTCTCGCGAAACACTAGACAATATTGATAAAAATGATTTGCACATCAGGGATTTAGGGTATGTGACAATGATCTATTTAGAAGGAGTTGTAGAAAGAGAAGCATATTTTCTTAACCGTTTGCCCACAACAATAAATGTCTACGGCCTAAAGAATAATGAATATCATCGGCTGAACTGGAAGTCTATCGACAAGGCTTTCAAAAACAAAGGGATGGATCAAATGGAACTGGATGTGGTATTATCGAAAAAATACAAACTTGGATCCCGGATGATAATAATTCCTATACCCAATGATGTTTATAAAGAAAGAATTAGAAAGGCAGCAAAACAAGCAAAAAGTAAAGGTTGCCAATTGACAAATGAATATAAAATAAAAGCCAGATACAATATATTTATTACGAATGTTCCTGCTGACAGGTTATGTGTCCAAGATGTAGCGCAGGTTTACAGATTGCGCTGGCAAGTTGAGCTAGTATTTAAATCATGGAAATCGGGACTGGCAGTTCACAAAACTAAAAGAGTACAGAAAAATCGTTTTGAATGCCAGTTGATTGCACGAATAATCTGGGCATTGATCAATTGGAGGCTTTACCAGTCGGCTAACCTGGCAACAAGGGCAGCAAAACCTGACACAGGGGTTTCAATTTTAAAATTCAACAAGCAGACCAATAAACATGCTCTCATACTAAGAGAAATTATTGAAGATGCCTCTCGGCTAAAAAATTGGGTTAAAGAAAAAATAATACCGCTATTACCCTATTTGCTTATTGAAAAGAAAAAAGGAAAAACGCCTCACTGTGAAATACTTAGTCGAAACATATGGAAGTTAAGTTAA
- a CDS encoding tetratricopeptide repeat protein, which yields MKKVTILLALVLVVSVAFAQKGKVTSAQNFKDTGKLDKALEAINEAIDESNPKAEKSIPWPKTWEVRGEVYQAIAASADANFKALCKDPLTVALESYKKALELDEADKFSKSVKIKLTLLTNDLTNQAVEAFNKDDYEGALKSFEQILEVQEIDVVKEDNPDAVDTVILFNSGLAAYNAKNFEKAVDYYGEAAKYGYNGARTYSLIADSYMQMQDTMNALKTVQEGFEKYPSDNGVLTSMIDLYLKLDKTDEAMKYLSMAIEQDPKNVTYHFAQGTLYERFGDEENAIAAYSKAMEIDPTFFNAYYNLGALYYNKGVKQIEIANAVPASDNAKYEAELKKADVWFEKSVPYMEKCEEINPEDPMTLESLKNLYYRMKAMDKYNAILEKLGQ from the coding sequence ATGAAAAAAGTAACTATTCTACTGGCATTGGTATTAGTTGTTTCTGTTGCATTTGCGCAGAAAGGAAAAGTAACAAGTGCTCAGAACTTTAAAGACACCGGTAAGCTAGATAAGGCGCTTGAAGCAATTAACGAAGCTATTGACGAATCTAATCCAAAAGCTGAAAAGTCAATTCCATGGCCAAAAACATGGGAAGTACGTGGTGAAGTATACCAGGCGATTGCTGCAAGTGCCGATGCAAACTTTAAAGCACTTTGTAAAGATCCTTTAACTGTAGCATTGGAGTCGTACAAAAAAGCACTGGAATTGGATGAAGCCGATAAATTTTCGAAAAGTGTAAAGATTAAATTGACTTTATTAACCAATGATTTAACAAATCAGGCAGTTGAAGCATTCAACAAAGATGATTACGAAGGTGCCTTAAAATCATTTGAACAAATACTTGAAGTTCAGGAGATTGACGTTGTAAAAGAAGATAATCCGGACGCTGTTGATACCGTAATTTTATTTAACTCAGGATTAGCTGCTTACAATGCTAAGAATTTCGAAAAAGCTGTTGATTATTATGGAGAAGCTGCTAAATACGGTTACAACGGAGCTCGTACTTATAGCTTAATTGCTGATTCGTATATGCAAATGCAGGATACAATGAACGCCTTAAAAACGGTTCAGGAAGGTTTCGAAAAATATCCTTCAGACAATGGTGTACTTACCAGCATGATTGATTTGTATTTGAAACTGGACAAAACTGATGAAGCTATGAAATATTTAAGCATGGCTATCGAACAGGATCCTAAAAACGTAACTTACCATTTCGCTCAAGGAACACTTTACGAAAGATTTGGTGATGAAGAAAATGCAATTGCAGCATACTCCAAAGCCATGGAGATTGATCCAACTTTCTTTAACGCATATTACAACCTTGGAGCTTTGTATTACAACAAAGGCGTAAAACAAATTGAGATTGCAAATGCTGTTCCTGCTAGTGATAATGCAAAATACGAAGCTGAATTAAAGAAAGCTGACGTATGGTTTGAAAAATCAGTTCCTTATATGGAAAAATGCGAGGAAATTAATCCTGAGGATCCAATGACATTGGAATCTTTAAAGAACTTATACTATCGAATGAAAGCGATGGATAAGTACAACGCAATTCTTGAAAAATTAGGACAGTAA
- a CDS encoding reductive dehalogenase, which produces MQKLTIYFVLCSYALLGVFMLSFIILSWFEKEYKALKRALLILVIYIIILFLLSFLPDSIFYILTGLVLMVLFLIVLKFGNKNIEFNLPENRFDERDVMFSRNTLIKGTDKFEEYYKNRPENKIADDNFRKEPGLLAKGAALYNELLFTAAKATFSSVNLLQPLVSRESNALQTKLSEKEIETFIRKWAIQLGAADIGFTRIKPHHIYSHIGRGGEYGKKVVLNHKYAIAFTVEMNHESMTFNPRGPVIVESAQQYLNAGTIAVQLAEFLRNLGFEARAHIDANYRLICPIVAQDAGLGTIGRMGLLITPKLGPRVRIGLVSTNLELTPSEEPIDKSVIHFCEVCKKCATNCPSQSIPHTSLKKVNQPKRWQINHDTCFNYWCKTGTDCGRCIAVCPYAHPNNFLHNFIRWIIKRNPINRWFAIKLDDYFYGKKPRSAKLKSWMLARNS; this is translated from the coding sequence ATGCAAAAACTAACAATATATTTCGTTCTGTGTTCCTATGCGTTGCTGGGAGTATTTATGTTGTCATTTATCATATTGTCGTGGTTTGAAAAGGAGTACAAAGCATTAAAAAGGGCACTATTAATCTTAGTTATTTACATAATAATTTTATTTTTATTGTCATTTTTGCCTGATTCTATCTTCTATATATTAACAGGATTGGTTTTGATGGTCTTGTTTCTAATCGTTCTAAAATTTGGCAATAAAAACATTGAATTTAACCTTCCTGAAAATCGTTTTGATGAGCGGGATGTAATGTTCTCGAGAAATACGCTGATTAAAGGAACTGACAAGTTTGAAGAATATTACAAAAACCGACCTGAAAATAAGATTGCTGATGACAATTTTAGAAAAGAACCGGGTTTACTTGCGAAAGGGGCTGCATTGTATAACGAGTTATTGTTTACTGCTGCCAAAGCTACATTTTCTTCTGTAAATCTCTTGCAACCACTTGTGAGCAGAGAATCCAATGCATTACAAACAAAACTTAGTGAAAAAGAAATAGAAACATTCATCAGAAAATGGGCGATTCAATTGGGAGCTGCCGATATAGGTTTTACTCGTATAAAACCACACCACATTTATTCGCACATCGGAAGGGGAGGAGAGTACGGAAAAAAGGTTGTTTTAAACCATAAATATGCCATTGCATTTACGGTTGAAATGAACCACGAATCAATGACTTTTAATCCAAGAGGACCAGTGATTGTTGAATCGGCACAACAATATTTAAATGCAGGAACGATAGCAGTTCAGCTGGCCGAATTTCTGCGAAATTTAGGTTTTGAGGCAAGAGCACATATCGATGCAAACTACCGGCTTATTTGTCCAATTGTGGCTCAGGATGCTGGCCTCGGTACTATTGGAAGAATGGGACTTTTAATTACACCTAAACTTGGACCACGCGTACGTATTGGTTTGGTTTCAACCAATCTGGAATTAACACCAAGTGAAGAACCAATCGACAAATCTGTAATTCATTTTTGCGAAGTCTGTAAAAAATGTGCTACCAACTGCCCTTCGCAATCAATTCCTCATACTTCATTAAAAAAAGTAAACCAGCCGAAACGATGGCAAATCAATCATGATACCTGTTTTAACTATTGGTGTAAAACAGGAACTGACTGTGGCAGATGTATTGCTGTATGTCCATACGCGCATCCCAACAATTTTCTGCACAATTTTATACGTTGGATAATAAAAAGAAATCCGATAAATCGCTGGTTTGCAATTAAATTAGACGATTATTTTTACGGAAAGAAACCTCGTTCTGCCAAATTAAAAAGCTGGATGCTTGCCCGAAACAGTTAG